The Juglans regia cultivar Chandler chromosome 1, Walnut 2.0, whole genome shotgun sequence nucleotide sequence GCACCAGAAAACGAAAccaaacccctctctctctctctcgctaatTCGATCAAGCAAAAATAATGTTTCGGCTACCGTTCGTTGTGATCGTGCTCTTCGTCTCTTCTCCTCTGACTCTCTGTCTAAACCAAGACGGCCATTTTCTCCAGCAAGTCAAGGGCAGCCTCTCCGACCCTACTCACTCCCTCTCCGACTGGAATGACTGCGACGACACACCTTGCAACTGGACCGGCATCGCCTGCGACCCCGTCACTCTTCGTGTCACCTCCATCAGCCTCTCCTCCTTACAGCTCGCCGGTCCCTTCCCCATCTTCCTTTGCCGCCTTCCCTCTCTcatcttcctctctctccccgACAACTCCATTGGCTCTTCCCTCACCCCCGATATCTCCTCTTGTCAGTCTCTCCAGTACCTCGACTTGGCAGAGAACCTCCTGGTTGGTCCCATCCCAGATACGCTCTCTCAGATCCCGAATCTATGGCATTTGAACCTCTCCTCTAACAACTTCTCGGGAGGTATTCCTGCCAGTTTTGGAGAGTTTCGGCGACTCGAAAGGCTGAACCTGGCTTCTAACTTCATAAACGGTTCGATACCCACTTCTCTTGGTAACATTTCAAGCCTGAAAGAGCTTTCGCTTGCTTATAACCCGCTCTTGCAGAGTCCGCTACCAAGTGAACTCGGTAACCTGACGAGTCTCGAGCTGATTTGGTTCCAAGCATGTGACCTCGTGGGTCAGATTCCAGCGAGTATTGGTCTGCTGAGCCGCCTTACAAAACTCGATTTGTCCATGAACCGACTCAGAGGCTCAATCCCGAGCTCTATCACGGGCTTGAAAAGTATTGTCCAAATCGAGCTATACGAAAACTCACTCTCTGGCGTGTTACCTTCGGGGATGTCGAACTTGACAAAGTTGTTGAGACTAGACGTGTCGGTGAACCATATTACGGGGACAATTCCGGAAGACTTGTGCGGCTTACCACTCGAATGTTTCAATCTCAACGAAAATGGCCTCGAGGGGTCTTTACCCGAGAGCATAACTCGGTCAGCAAATCTGTACGAACTCCAACTCTTCAACAACAAACTCAATGGTTCATTGCCGAGCCAACTCGGCAAGAACTCGCCCTTGCGGATCCTTGACCTTTCGTACAATGGATTTTCCGGCGACATTCCAAGCCATTTGTGTGATATTGGTGCGTTAGAAGACCTTATTTTGATAGccaattcattttctgggaaaattcCTGAGAGTCTGGGAAATTGCCAGAGCTTAAGCCGGGTCCGGTTTAAGCACAATGAGCTCTCGGGCACTGTTCCTGAAAGATTATGGGGCTTACCCCATGTGTACTTGCTTGAGCTCGAGGAGAACTCACTGTCTGGAGACGTTTCTACAATGATTTCTGGTGCACATAATCTGTCTCAGTTGAAGATTTCGAATAACCGTTTTTCAGGTTTGATACCCGAGGAGATTGGCTCACTCGGAAATCTTATTGAGTTTTCGGGCAGTAATAATATGCTAACGGGTCAAATCCCCGGAAGTTTGGTGAAGTTGAGTGAATTGGGCAAGCTTGATCTTAGCGATAATGAGCTTTCGGGCGAGATTCCGGTGGGAATCCAAGCCTGGAAGAAGCTCAATGACCTTAATTTGGCCAACAACAGGTTATATGGTGAAATTCCAAGTGAAATTGGGGGCTTGCAGGTGCTTAATTATCTTGATCTTTCCGGGAATCAGTTTTCTGGGAAAATCCCACTTGAGTTGCAAAACTTGAAGCTTAGTTTGCTGAATTTGTCGAATAATAGATTGTCCGGGAGCCTTCCTCCTGTTTATAACCATGAGAATTATAGGTCTAGCTTTGTGGGCAATCCGGGCTTGTGCGGTGACCTTCCTGATCTTTGTCCTGGGATTGGTAGAAGTAAGAAAAGGGCCTGGGTTCTCGGATTAGTCTTTGGGCTTGCTGCCATCGTTCTTGTTGTTGGGGTGGTGTGGTTCTATTGGAAATACCGGACTTCCAAGAAGAACAAGGAAGGAATTGCAATGTCTAAG carries:
- the LOC108996731 gene encoding receptor-like protein kinase HSL1 isoform X1, which codes for MFRLPFVVIVLFVSSPLTLCLNQDGHFLQQVKGSLSDPTHSLSDWNDCDDTPCNWTGIACDPVTLRVTSISLSSLQLAGPFPIFLCRLPSLIFLSLPDNSIGSSLTPDISSCQSLQYLDLAENLLVGPIPDTLSQIPNLWHLNLSSNNFSGGIPASFGEFRRLERLNLASNFINGSIPTSLGNISSLKELSLAYNPLLQSPLPSELGNLTSLELIWFQACDLVGQIPASIGLLSRLTKLDLSMNRLRGSIPSSITGLKSIVQIELYENSLSGVLPSGMSNLTKLLRLDVSVNHITGTIPEDLCGLPLECFNLNENGLEGSLPESITRSANLYELQLFNNKLNGSLPSQLGKNSPLRILDLSYNGFSGDIPSHLCDIGALEDLILIANSFSGKIPESLGNCQSLSRVRFKHNELSGTVPERLWGLPHVYLLELEENSLSGDVSTMISGAHNLSQLKISNNRFSGLIPEEIGSLGNLIEFSGSNNMLTGQIPGSLVKLSELGKLDLSDNELSGEIPVGIQAWKKLNDLNLANNRLYGEIPSEIGGLQVLNYLDLSGNQFSGKIPLELQNLKLSLLNLSNNRLSGSLPPVYNHENYRSSFVGNPGLCGDLPDLCPGIGRSKKRAWVLGLVFGLAAIVLVVGVVWFYWKYRTSKKNKEGIAMSKWRLFHKLSFSEIEILDCLREDNVIGNGASGKVYKVVLSNGDVVAVKKLWGGTKKEYGTVDSEKDEFKTEVETLERIRHKNIVRLWCCYETGDFKLLVYEYMPNGSLGDILRSGNGGLLDWPTRYKIALDAAEGLSYLHHDCVPPIVHRDVKSNNILLDGEFRARVADFGVAKALVTVSKGEEAMSVIAGSCGYIAPEYAYTLRVNEKSDIYSFGVVILELVTGRLPTDPEFGERDLVKWVCTRLDRRGVDHVIDSNLDSKYKAEIGKVLDIGLMCAATLPINRPSMRKVVKLLQKAVAENKTKKAKRDGMLSPYYYEEDSEQRGIVSEKFIHHPYITHNIFLIFNFFISPNVLIFSWSCVWFHSRRRRDCS
- the LOC108996731 gene encoding receptor-like protein kinase HSL1 isoform X2, with translation MFRLPFVVIVLFVSSPLTLCLNQDGHFLQQVKGSLSDPTHSLSDWNDCDDTPCNWTGIACDPVTLRVTSISLSSLQLAGPFPIFLCRLPSLIFLSLPDNSIGSSLTPDISSCQSLQYLDLAENLLVGPIPDTLSQIPNLWHLNLSSNNFSGGIPASFGEFRRLERLNLASNFINGSIPTSLGNISSLKELSLAYNPLLQSPLPSELGNLTSLELIWFQACDLVGQIPASIGLLSRLTKLDLSMNRLRGSIPSSITGLKSIVQIELYENSLSGVLPSGMSNLTKLLRLDVSVNHITGTIPEDLCGLPLECFNLNENGLEGSLPESITRSANLYELQLFNNKLNGSLPSQLGKNSPLRILDLSYNGFSGDIPSHLCDIGALEDLILIANSFSGKIPESLGNCQSLSRVRFKHNELSGTVPERLWGLPHVYLLELEENSLSGDVSTMISGAHNLSQLKISNNRFSGLIPEEIGSLGNLIEFSGSNNMLTGQIPGSLVKLSELGKLDLSDNELSGEIPVGIQAWKKLNDLNLANNRLYGEIPSEIGGLQVLNYLDLSGNQFSGKIPLELQNLKLSLLNLSNNRLSGSLPPVYNHENYRSSFVGNPGLCGDLPDLCPGIGRSKKRAWVLGLVFGLAAIVLVVGVVWFYWKYRTSKKNKEGIAMSKWRLFHKLSFSEIEILDCLREDNVIGNGASGKVYKVVLSNGDVVAVKKLWGGTKKEYGTVDSEKDEFKTEVETLERIRHKNIVRLWCCYETGDFKLLVYEYMPNGSLGDILRSGNGGLLDWPTRYKIALDAAEGLSYLHHDCVPPIVHRDVKSNNILLDGEFRARVADFGVAKALVTVSKGEEAMSVIAGSCGYIAPEYAYTLRVNEKSDIYSFGVVILELVTGRLPTDPEFGERDLVKWVCTRLDRRGVDHVIDSNLDSKYKAEIGKVLDIGLMCAATLPINRPSMRKVVKLLQKAVAENKTKKAKRDGMLSPYYYEEDSEQRVGEEEIAADEEEMEREISA